The following proteins are co-located in the Aquarana catesbeiana isolate 2022-GZ linkage group LG02, ASM4218655v1, whole genome shotgun sequence genome:
- the LOC141126411 gene encoding olfactory receptor 6N1-like, giving the protein MMVNQSEVKEIILIGFPGLKAEFYAPVSLVMLLIYIASLSANGTVISLVIMKKHLRKPMYIIIANLSCSHLLYDTVTLPKIIARYWFGATTTFPECLLQMFLIHTLGPTDSYTFMLMAIDRFFAICKPLRYSSIFTSRVVAMSCGTCWVAAISTALTALVMNSQAPPCGYNKINTIMCTNIAVTALACKDVSVIKKTTFVFSMFIQFVPLSFILLSYITIINIIRLSASNGTWRKAFYTCATHLFAMTAHYAPRLFVFLANEFSLVFNADLSVFVLCVYSYVPHICNPIIYFFRNKDIKQTFMSSVIRFMSFKVKKDVMIKTITE; this is encoded by the coding sequence ATGATGGTGAATCAATCAGAAGTAAAGGAGATCATTCTAATCGGATTTCCTGGACTTAAAGCAGAATTCTACGCTCCGGTCTCCCTTGTAATGCTTCTTATCTACATTGCATCTTTGTCTGCCAATGGTACTGTTATTAGTCTGGTCATCATGAAGAAACATTTACGTAAACCGATGTACATCATCATAGCTAACCTTTCATGTTCTCACCTCCTTTATGACACCGTAACATTACCAAAAATCATAGCCAGGTATTGGTTTGGAGCTACCACGACTTTTCCGGAATGCCTTCTTCAAATGTTCCTGATCCACACCCTGGGCCCCACTGACTCCTACACCTTCATGCTTATGGCTATCGACCGCTTCTTCGCCATCTGCAAGCCGCTGCGGTACTCCTCAATCTTCACCAGCAGAGTGGTCGCCATGTCTTGTGGCACCTGCTGGGTTGCAGCAATCAGTACCGCCTTAACAGCCCTGGTGATGAACTCGCAGGCGCCTCCTTGTGGTTATAACAAAATCAACACTATAATGTGCACCAACATAGCAGTCACTGCACTGGCTTGCAAAGATGTCTCCGTCATCAAGAAGACAACGTTTGTCTTTTCCATGTTTATACAATTTGTGCCGTTAAGTTTCATCCTGTTGTCGTATATCACCATCATTAATATTATCCGTTTGTCGGCCAGCAATGGGACCTGGCGGAAGGCTTTTTACACCTGTGCTACGCATCTCTTTGCAATGACTGCGCATTACGCCCCGCGACTGTTCGTGTTCTTGGCCAATGAATTCAGCCTGGTTTTTAATGCAGACTTAAGCGTGTTTGTCCTTTGTGTATACTCCTATGTACCACATATATGCAATCCTattatatactttttcagaaacaAGGACATAAAACAGACATTTATGAGCTCTGTAATAAGATTTATGAGTTTTAAAGTGAAGAAAGATGTCATGATTAAGACAATTACTGAATAA